Genomic segment of Mucilaginibacter sabulilitoris:
GAATAAACAATAATATGATCTTCCAATGTCGGATGTCGCTTGGTGTGTGCCATACTTTTATTCACACTTAATGCGCCAAGTGTTACCCCCTGGTACAATTTAACATGCTGGCCTATTTGGCAACTTTCCCCGATGACAATTCCAGTTCCGTGATCGATATGAAAATATGGGCCAATAGTAGCTGCGGGATGAATATCAATTCCCGTTTTGGAATGAGCGTACTCTGTAATAATGCGGGGTAGAAGATTGACGCCTAAGGTATTTAATGCATGTGCTACTCTATAAAGGGATATGGCAAAAAAACCTGGATAAGCCCTGATTACCTCAAACTCACTATTTGCTGCAGGGTCGCCGTCAAAGATAGCCTTCACATCGCTTTTCATCAAGTTGTAAAGTACCGGCAGATTCTCGAAAAATATACAGGCAATGAGTGCTTCATCCTCCTGAGCGTTTCCAACTATCTTAATCATCCGTTGCAAATCACTTTGAAGTGCTGTAAACTCGTTCTCAACATGTTGGACGCATCTAAAGTTAGTATTCTTTTGCTCGGGAAATAGCAAAGCGATCATACGGTTAACCCAGTTCGTGATTTCGCTGTTATCGGGTACGGATTTGCCTGAATGATGTTTATTGAAAATATACTGAGAAAATGGTAGGGCCATAAGAGATGCTATTTTAACGCTCGCTTTTCGTTATCGCGGAACTGCTTATTAATTGGTTTTTTAGTTGGTTTAGTGTTGTCCGATCGGCACTGATATCTTCAGATTTAACAGTCTTGTAAAGTAGACTTGACAAAAGGATAGTGTTTGTCATTCCCTTGCCCGTCAAAGCTGACCGATGAACTTAGAAGATAAATCACGGTAGTTTCAAGCACCCGTTTTTTCGTCTGCTGAAAATATTTAAAGAAATTCCAACCCTTAAAATCCAGTCTATTAAAATCCATTAAGATAATCTCGGGCAGGAGTTCCCCCATTTGTAGATTTTTTTCCACTGACTTAG
This window contains:
- a CDS encoding serine O-acetyltransferase → MALPFSQYIFNKHHSGKSVPDNSEITNWVNRMIALLFPEQKNTNFRCVQHVENEFTALQSDLQRMIKIVGNAQEDEALIACIFFENLPVLYNLMKSDVKAIFDGDPAANSEFEVIRAYPGFFAISLYRVAHALNTLGVNLLPRIITEYAHSKTGIDIHPAATIGPYFHIDHGTGIVIGESCQIGQHVKLYQGVTLGALSVNKSMAHTKRHPTLEDHIIVYSGATILGGQTLIGHHSVIGGNIWLTTSVPPFSVLHHRSHYKTGNKKEVSAV